In the genome of Achromobacter sp. MFA1 R4, the window ATGACTATGGCGTGCCGTCGGAGATCTTCTCGACCAACATCGGCTTCTCGACCCAGGCCTTCCCCGCCGGCAAGCCGCAGCCCAGCACCTTCGCCGACTTCTGGGACGTGAAGAAATTCCCCGGCAAGCGGACCCTCCAGGACGATCCCGCCACGGTGATCGAAGCGGCGCTCATCGCCGACGGCGTCGCGCCCGCCGATGTGTACAAGGTGCTGGCCACGCCCGAAGGGCTTGACCGCGCCTTCAAGAAGATCGAAGAGATCAAGCCCCACGTCGCCCGCTGGTGGAAGAGCGGCGCCGAGCCCGTCAACGCGCTGGGCAGCGGCGAAGTCGTGATGGCGCTGGGCTGGAACGGCCGCTTCCAGGCCGGCATCGACTCGGGTCTGCCCATCGCCATGGGCTGGGGCGACAGCATCGCCCAGGTCGGGTACTTCGCCATCGTGAAGGGCTCGCCCAACCGCGACGCGGCCATCAAGCTGCTGAACTACATGATCCAGCCCAAGCATCAGGCCGAATTCAGCAAGTACATCGCCTACGGCCCGACCACCGAGCAGGCCCTGCCCCTGATCGACGCCAAGCGGCTGGAGCGCCTGCCTTCGACCACCGAGCGCCTGAAGAACAGCATCTTCCTGAACTCGGAGTTCTGGGACACTCACGGCCCCGCCATCACCGAGCGCTACAACCAGGTCCGCGCCCGCTGATCCACCTGCTTCCCTACCCAGACGCCGGCGAGCGCGCCGGCGCCCCAATGCCATGACCACGAGCACCGA includes:
- a CDS encoding ABC transporter substrate-binding protein: MNFKWKNATCAVAAALAMATGVAQAAELNFASWGGNYQGAIRDAWLKPFSKEAGITVHEDTDPQVAKIRAMIDTKSVTWDVVTENSARLTRGIKLGVFEKITPDMVNQDHVIPNARNDYGVPSEIFSTNIGFSTQAFPAGKPQPSTFADFWDVKKFPGKRTLQDDPATVIEAALIADGVAPADVYKVLATPEGLDRAFKKIEEIKPHVARWWKSGAEPVNALGSGEVVMALGWNGRFQAGIDSGLPIAMGWGDSIAQVGYFAIVKGSPNRDAAIKLLNYMIQPKHQAEFSKYIAYGPTTEQALPLIDAKRLERLPSTTERLKNSIFLNSEFWDTHGPAITERYNQVRAR